The DNA region aaaaaatggtatacgaAAAAAGTATtcctttcaacctcaagaatctactgttaaaatatttgtactagtcaaataCTTATCCTGTATACCCAATAGTATATGTAGAGTTACTTGAAAGTGGAGGTATAATGCCTTCTGGCAATAACATCTCATTTCCCAAAAGGCAGCTCAATATTGATTCCAATCCTCGGCATTTATAGTTCGAATAACATGTGGCAATTTTATAATGTACTGTTTTACTTTTACTAGTCAAATTAGTAACCCCCTGGGGCGTGAACAGCAAGGATtgctttttattttattcttagGTTTAAAAGgtgaatatattatttttagCTTGAGAGAGGGCACACCGGACACTTTCTTAGCCAGAGAATTGGTACCTGGGGATGTGGTGATTCTGAATGTCGGAGACAGGGTACCAGCTGACGTGAGACTTAGTGAATCCACCGATTTGACCATAGATGAAAGTAGTTTTACAGGGGAGACTGAACCAGGTCGAAAGAGCATTGGTCCTGTATTAAGACCCAATGGTGCACACTCGTCAAATACTAATATTGCTTTTATGGGGACACTTGTACGGTGTGGTCATGGCAAGGTATTGAAACTATTTTATCTGTCCCTGAACATTGAAGGTATTAAGATTCTCTTCTTTGTAGGGAATCGTTGTTAGCACAGGTTCGAATAGCGAGTTTGGGTCTGTATTCAAGATGATGCTCGAGGAAGAAGCACCTAAAACGCCCCTTCAGAAGTCTATGGACAACTTGGGAACCCAGCTCTCGATGTATTCCTTCGCTATTATTGGACTCATTATGTTTATTGGCTGGATGCAAGGCAAACAACTTATGGAAATGTTCACTATTGGAGTCAGTTTAGCTGTGGCGGCTATTCCAGAGGGTAAACTTAATTTTGAACAAGTTATTGTTGTCTGGGGAAGATAATTTGAATCTGTAGCTCGAGACCTCTCGTCTTTCATCTAAATAGTAAAAACAACTCGTGTGATAGTTTCAAAGTGTCTGGAAGTGGTGATTAGTCAGATTATATCAGTTTCAAATATGTGGGTTCCTAAGAAGAAATCTGGTGTCTCAAATAACATTCTTCAAATGAAAACTGTAACTAAATTTTGTTCTTTCAGGTTTACCAATTGTGGTGACGGTAACTTTGGCCTTGGGGGTGATGAGGATGGCCAAGAGAAACGCCATCGTGAAAAAACTCCCCACAGTCGAAACTTTGGGTTGCGTGAACGTTATTTGTTCCGATAAAACCGGAACAATAACTAGGAACGAAATGACAGTTACCGTTTTGGTAACATCCGATGGCTATATAGCTGAACTTACCGGAGCTGGTTACAATGATCATGGTCAAGTTTTATTGCACAAATGTGACTACCCTGACAGAGCAAGGGAAAGTGTACATCAGCTCTTAGAGGTAATTAAAAAATTCGTATTCATCAGGGTAACTTAGATGTATTTGGGGTGGAGTTAAGGACGGTTTTGTCTACAAACCAGGTGACTAATTCAAAATTAGGACAAAGCAGTGGAAATCCAATAGTTCATTAGTGTTAGAACGAAATGATCAGTACTCTGTTTACTAATTCAATGCATGTTTATGGGATTTTTTTCCaaggaaatgaaacacaaataTTGCATGATGttcatgaatgaaaaaattttaaagcTGGATCTACCAAGAAAGGTAGATCTGTGGGCTCATCTCTAATCTGCTAATATCGATTTTAGGTGGGTGCGGTTTGTAATAACGCGATAATCCAGAACGAATCTCTATTAGGTTCACCAACAGAGGGAGCTCTGTTGTCCGCGGCAATGAAACATGGAATGTACAATGTTGGCGAAACCTACGTCAGACTCCAAGAGTTCCCCTTCAGCTCAGAACAAAAAATAATGGCAGTACGTTgcatttcaaaatatgatagtGATAAGAAAGAAGTTTGTTTTGCGAAAGGTGCAATAGAAAAAATTTTAGCTAAATGTAATCGTTATAGTATTAATGGACGATATGAAACATTGACGACGAAAAAAGAACAAGAATTCATGGGAGAGGCTGTGGAGATAGGAAAGAAGGGGTTGAGAGTATTGGCTATGGCTAAGGGTGATGGTTATCAGGACATGGTTTACCTGGGCTTGGTGGGGATCTGTGATCCTCCAAGGCCTTTGGTCAGGGAGGCAATTACCATTCTGAATCAGTCCGAGGTTCAAGTCAAGATGGTAACTGGAGACGCGGTGGATACTGCGGTAGCTGTGGGTGAGTCCGTTTATGAAGACTTTTGTAAGGATTGAGAAGAATGTTTTTCGTCTGTGATAAATTTAGATGATGAAGAATTAGCGGCGAACAGAATTactgaaattttaaaaaagtACCTCTCCAAGCGGGACTCGAACCCACGACTTCTTGATTGCTTGCCACTGGGCTACCAGAAGGACAGATTGCAACTGCACAAAGAGGACCTCTTGTTAAAGAATTTAGTGTTAGTAGAATCATTCATTACTCTGTACCATCGTTGACGATCATTGAAAgagaatattgtttatttttcaacCTTAACTGCCAGTAGAACATCTAATGAAAGTCGTTGTTCATATATGTCACTACTAGCACTAAATACTCAAAGCTAGAACTCTACTAACATTGAATTATGTTGGTAGTGGTGCTAATCGAACCTTCTGGTAGCTCAGTGGCAGAGTACTTGTTCGGCAATCAGGAGGTGCTGGAGAGGCATTTTTTTAGATATTCAATAATTCTGTTTGCAGTTAAttcttcatcatttttatgaaaattggaTGGTTTCTGTGTTTTCTATTGTTTCTCAGCCCCTTCTCGATGATTTTTATTGACTGTCGAACAGTatctttttcttgttttttatgTCGTGCTTAGATCATAACTCATCAAAAATCCTTCATGAAGTATATTATTCTAGCTCAATCCATTGGATTGGACACACTGCCCTCACAAGTATTATCAGGCGAACAGTTAGATTTGCTATCGGAGAATGAAATGGATGCAATTGTTCCTAGGGCGACAGTATTCTACAGAGTGTCACCGAAAAATAAGTTATCCATTGTGAAAAGTTTACAAAGAACTGGTCACATAGTTGGGATGACGGGAGATGGGGTTAACGATGGTGTTGCTCTCAAAAAGGCAGACATCGGGATAGCCATGGGAAAAAATGGCACCGACGTTTGCAAAGAAGCTGCAGATATGATTCTTGTTGATGACGACTTTTACACTATTATGTAAGTGGGTGTTATCTATTGGCTAACAATTTTCCATTGTTTAAACTTCTTTCAGTGCAGCTATAGAAGAGGGCAAGAGTATATTCTATAATATAAGGAATTTCGTCAGATTCCAGTTGTCTACATCAATAGCAGCTCTATCATTGATTGCCCTGGCTACTATGATGGGTATTCCTAATCCACTCAATGCTATGCAAGTAAGAACATCTGACTTACAACGATTCAGTTTGTTAGTAATGTCTACAAATATCGTTTAAAGCACAGGATGCGCATGCGGCGAGAATGTAATTCTTGGGTTATTGTTGCCAGATTGTGCACACACCGTTTCTATAGAATCgattgaaatgaattgaaatttattttatttcatagtTTATACTtatattcattttaattttttatcgcACATGCAAAAGACAATAATTATCATAGACAAATTCTTAGAAAACCAATCAGACcgtgggcctgttccgatattgctggttttactggcccgcaatcgaataacaatagaactcgaacgactgggccaataggcatcgtctctgaaatactgacagtactgttcaggaatatcggaacagacggagtATGCAATCAAATTATCTTGTAACGAAAATCATGCGAATTTTCAACCTTCATTTCATTCAAGATATTGTGGATAAATATCATCATGGATGGTCCACCTGCACAAAGTTTAGGAGTTGAACCAGTGGAGAAAGATGTCGTTAAGCAAAAAGCAAGGGATACCAAGGAGCCAATGATAACTAAAAAACTCATAATCAATGTATTGTTATCGGCTTTTTTCATCATTGCTGGAACATTATGGGTATTCAAAAGAGAGGTAATGTTTCGGTTTTCACATATTCTTCGGTATCTCACAGTTCCCCTTTTAATTCTAGATGAGCTCTCAGGGAATAACAGCAAGGGATACCACCATGACGTTTACCTGCTTCGTCTTTTTTGATATGTGGAACGCTCTGTCTTGTAGATCCCAAACGAAAAGCGTCTTTCAGATTGGACTGTTCTCGAATAAAATGTTCCTTGTCGCTGTCACATTGTCTGTGATAGGACAGCTTTTGGTGGTCTATTTTCCACCATTGCAAAAAATTTTCCAGACCGAGGCACTGACACTTTTAGGTGAGGAATGTTGTAATTTCTCGATTATTGCAATTGTTACatgaaacttttcatttcaGACATGGTTTTCCTTACATGTTTAACATCATCGGTGTGGATATTCTCAGAGATTAAAAAACTGGTGGAGAGGTTCATCGAGCAGAGAAGACTTTGCAAGAGATCTCCATTAGAGTATGTATGACATAAGGGGGGGCCTGGGGCGAAAAATCGCTGCAAGTAGCTGCTTTCTTCCCTTTGCCCCTTTTATATTGGCCCCCTTAAAATGTGCAAATATATTGACGTATTCGAAAATTTGTTCCAAATTATTTGAATGCCAACcaaattaattaatattaattaattggaatgaaatgaactttttattggcataaaatgaaaagttATAATTAAGAAATTTGGAGTAGAATTTTAgtcgaatttcaatattgaatttgtACTTATATCAAGAATTAATGGCATTCGGAAAAATCCTTCATTTCGACAAATTTATCATTAATTTTATTGATTGAGTTgcgattatttttatttttttgcacATTTTAAAGGTTTTTATTTCACCACTCCAATGCAGCTAATGTGAATAGTAAGTTATTATCTATTTATTGTTATATAATATATCGTGTTTGATTAATAGGTATAACAAATCGAGATTATAAATCTGTTTTACTCATTGTTGTaacaaattattatttcaaCATCATTACATAATAAATCAATGTCATTAAAGATAATTAAAATATCATATAATGGATGTTAGcttcaaaaaaatcatcaaaaattgCAAGATGCATAGTTCTTTCACTTTATACACTTCATTAGGTAAGCAAAAAGAAGTAGATATATTGAACAATTCGCTCACTCAAGATAAAAAATTTTCCTCATAGAAATCTACTGAAACTTTCATCATAATTGTTAAAAGTTATTTATTTCAGTTATTCCATGGGAAAAACATGATAGAAGTTTTTTCACTTAAATTTTCCCTATCATGTCTCATTATTCTTCAGTGCTTTGAGTTGCATAATTTTAGGCTTTCAATAATTGTGATATTGTTAAACTTCAACATTTAAAAGAAGGATATCTTTAATActcttttcattgaaaatttatgtATTACGGTGAGTTTATTGAatgtttcattttcagtttatcaaTTCATTCCCTTTTTGAAAAAAGAATATTCGAAGGTAGTTTGAAATGGTTGTCGTGATTAATTCCATGAATTCTATTATTCATGACGTAATTGGGAAACTATTGACTAGCAATATTGAGAATTGAAAAACCGAAGTCAAGTAACAAGACAAACCTGAATATATACATGTATTTAGTTTGTTGAGAAAAAGTTCAGTAGGATGGTTTCTATCCACATTCCGAATCTGTGCATTTCAAATAAACCATTTAGGTTATCAAACCTGATGGGAAAagaacaaaaaatattgtaagATTGTATAATGAAATTACTTGACATAATTCATGGATATTTCAGCACACTTTAGATGGAGATAAAGTCTACAAAAATATTGTAGACAATTTAAAtgcaaatttattttgaattcaatgaatattgtaaatcaaaatttaaaCTCACTAGTTGAATATAACCATAAGATTTAAGAGAAAGTATTTTATCCTTCACCGAAACATAATCAAACTAGAATAGATATATTCTGTTGAGCTTAGAGTTTAAGTGTAAGCACTTCATTGTTAAATGCAAAATTTTGtaggatttttattgagtcctttgAAATAGCTCTGTGATATAGACTTTTACTTCATTTTGATAGACTTGCAGGCAAATTAAGGTGTATTTAGTGTATTGGACTAAACCAAATAGAgttgaaagtaatttattcagTTCTCTCTATACAATTTAATACCTTATTTGTATCCTTATTCTTATTGAATAATaatttatcgattgaaaaaattttacttCGTATAATTTCATTTCGTTTAcctcttagaacatagaacataGAACATGTTCTAAGGTTTACCTGTAGAACTAGCATAGTGAACGATTTTTTATGATTTAGAATTCTCAATTTAGTTTTCTGTGGATGGAACTGTTAACCGTGACGTTCATTTTAAACGATGTATTATATTTCAGAGTCCCAGCTGAAATCGGATTACAAGTACAAAAAGTAACTTATTCAGAGCATTCGATAAATTCCATTTGATTATCGGCCAATTGGAGTCGAATTCCATGatacaaaaattcaaatatactaAATGCACCAAGCCAATGGAATTTCAGTGAAACACACTATGTCAAATTTCACCCACGCATATTGAGGCTATATTGTAAATCTTTGTGCTATGAATGCTCTTTGTGTTGTATTGATATATCAAATTAACTGAAGCAATGTTTATCGATTTTCGATGTTATGTACCACCACCTGTTTGATAATTCAATTTCTAAATAAAGTGGCAAATCTTCTTGGAGTATGTGTTTGAATTATTCATGCCCTGAAGAACtcaattacatgattttcaccaaCAAACATAATTATTTTATCTCTACATGTGTTCCAATGGCAATTTCAGATGGTTTAAGAGGTCCAACAGGGGTCTATACGTCTATACCGTTTCATTGGTCAGTTCAAAATCCGAAAAGGTATATCTTACGCCAGAAACCACTAATCAAtctatatggggttttcataataattcaattcaatcagttcgttcgtcatctcggagagttagaaatattttcattcatcaaacgaaaaaaaaataggaaaagTTCTTCCGTGAGGAACAAATGTtacactttccgaggtgaaatgagctttttcaatatatttccacaaaaaaaatttcgtggaaaagtctcgccattggcaaTAATTCGAAACCTGCTGAAGTTGAAAAAAGACGTTTGTAAAGTGTAAAGTGTTGTCGACGGAAATGGAATCTTGTTGTAATATTCAccacttctacttatcgttcaagtgttctggcaacaccccacattatGATAGCCCCTTATACGGCTAATACGGATGGCGAAAAATTCCCTTGGTACAAACTCCTCTTATGGTAATACCAATTACAAGGGGCAAGTCAAGAGAACCTTTCTCTATGGATAATACTGTAGAAGTGCCAGTACTACAAATACTAATTGTAATCAACAAACTAACTGTAACGACAATAATAAGCCAGGTTCGTCAGATTAGAAAATGCCGTACCTTCAATCATTCGATAAGGAGACATAAATATGCTGTTTGCGGAAAATAGTTAAAGGTTAAAGTCGCCTCTCCAGATCTtgaattcgaaataatttcCAAGCAAGCAAGTATAGAAACTACACTGTGCTTCCCAGACACCCTCAAAAATGAATATCCTGGCAATAGCCAACACCTATTCACTCATTTTATGATTGAAGCTTTGACCGAAGAGCCTTCTTCATTCGCCATCAAATACTTACTTCCAGAATTTCATATCGGGCGTTAATTTTTATTCTTTCATCCCTCATGGTAACGTCTGTATTTTTACTTTATATCTCCTTGCTGAAAAGAATGAAAAGTGAAATGAAACAATGGGTAGGAATAAACACTGTTTTTATGATTCATTTGAATTAATTCGTTATAAATTCATTCCATTATTCATGTATATATATCAGTGCTATATAGGGACAATGACTTTATGAAACATTTCAGTATCTTTTTCATTTGTAGTTTTGACATTGATGGTCAATATGTTAAGACTTCCAATCAGGGCGTTCTCGTCTTTGCCTCAGTTACCAAAGACAAGTTTCGAACCAGGCCCTTATCAGGTCAGTTACATTTACAAAAATCTttgaatttgatgaatttttattatgacgctagcaattttcaaattacacTATTTACTCAGTATTTTGAATCAAATCTAAGCAACGGTAATATATGGTTGCCTATTTGCATTAGGGCATGATGGACACAGgtgcattgagtattaaaactCAATAAATAGAGATACTGAATAAAGCTTCTTTGCTTGTTTCCTGTTGGTACCCACCTATTCTGTAGGTACCTAGATATGTATTATAAGGAAGGACAGAAGGACATTGTCTCCAGTACTTCTAAACTAAGAAACTTGTGtctattatttttattccaattAGACCAAATAAGGAAGAGGAAACTTATCAATAAATCAATACCCAATGATAAATTTGGACAGGGCACTTTAATTATTGCTCTGAATTCATAAAGGAGCTTTAGATGAAGTAGTTTCTGCTTTATTAAACGTTTATAGGGTCCCACTGCTGAAGAAATATCATTTATAAGACAGAGTAATGTGACTCCTATTCTCAAACCACTTTATCAAAAGCCTTTGATGTTGCATCAAGGTCATATGCAATGGTTGTATGATAACAAAGGTAAAAGGTATTTGGATATGTTTGGAGGAATTTGCACTGTATCAGTAGGACATTGCCACCCGTGAGTACCTACATGaaatttttcatgtttgatTATTTACTGTGAAGTAGGTATAATCAATAAAGGATTTTTGCATTATGATATTCAAAACTTTAGATATCCTCCGCTAATCAAACTTCCATAACTTTTGGGAATTCGTTTTTAGCAAAATAACTGAAGCAGTTattaatcaattcaataaattagGGCACGTTTCAAGTTTATATCATCATCCCAAGTTATTTGAATATTCGAAAAGATTAGCCGAAAAAATGCCTGGAGATCTCAAGGTAAGTATCTGAAGTTGCAATCTTTTCATCATTACTCGTtcaatacgaaaaaatattacATTTTATTTAGGATATGAAATGTTATATTCATCGGCCAGTTATCAAGGGTTTCGCGTTTTACTTAAGGCAGATTGTCAGCAGATGAAATTGTTTTCGAAGAATAATTCGGACTAGTTCAGTTATTAGAAATTAGATCATGACACTTTGTACATAACACATTCGCtgattatttattatataaaaaaaattcttaggtGGTTTACTTGCTGAACAGTGGATCCGAAGCCAACGATTTGGCAATTCTTCTTGCTAGATTATACACAGGACATACTGAAATACTGTCGTTGAAAAACTGCTACCATGGAATGTCTTACCAAACCATGGGGCTAACCTCTGTGGGCCATTATAAATATTCAGTAGCTCCACCAACTGGATTTCATACTGTGAGTACCTAGATGTGGAAAATCAACGGTGGAAAATCCATAAATATCTCCGTTTTTTCTTCAGGTTATGAATCCCGACGTTTTCAGGGGACCTTGGGGGGGCTCTAAGTGCAGGGATAGCCCATCGCAGACTTCAAGGGAATGCTCCTGCGAGTCAGAAGAATGTAAAGCTGGCCATGAATATATCTCAGTTCTGAAGAACGAGTTTAGGAGTGTGGTTCCAGCAGGAAAATTAGCAGCGTTCTTTGCAGAATCTATCCAAGGCGTTGGGGGAACTGTACAGTTTCCTGAAAATTACATCAAGGAGGCTTATAGGATAGTGAAGGAGAATAATGGACTGTTTATATCGGACGAGGTAAGAAAAGCAGAGCAGAAAACTGAATTTAGAAACGTTTATGTTCAAAATGGCCGAATGGAAGAAACACAATGGTGAGATTCATGTTGGCTCCTTCCTGTGTATGTTTTTTCAGGTCCAGACAGGATTTGGCAGAACTGGAGAGCATTTCTGGGGTTTCGAGGGCCATGGTATAATTCCTGATGTAGTTACAATGGCGAAAGGAATTGGCAATGGTTTTCCACTTGCCGCAGTTGTAACAACAAAAGAAATCTCGGAGGCACTGACAAAAGCAGCCCATTTCAATACTTTCGGAGGAGGACCTATAGCATCCACTATCGGTTTGGCTGTTCTGGATGTAAGATTAAAGATCAATTTTCCTTTTACTCCTCCATAAATGCTTCTCTCTTTTTTCCCAAAATGTTCAAATCAATTAACATTCACTTTCAGATCATTGAGGAAGAGAAACTCCAAGAAAATAGCCTCTCTGTTGGTACTTATCTACTCACAGAACTAGCCAAGATGAAGGAACGTACTCCATACATTGGGGACGTGAGAGGCAAAGGCTTGATGATAGGAGTAGAAATGGTGGAAAATAATAAGAATCTTACGTCAATTGCACCAGGCAAATTCAGTATATTTCTGGAGAAATGCAAGGATATGGGTCTCTTAGTGGGTGCAGGAGGTTACGATAAAAATGTAGGTCCAAATTTATTGGAGATAAAATTTCATCTTAATCTTCGTTATGTTTTTTAGGTTGTACGAATAAAACCTCCGATGTGTATCACTAGAGAAGATGCTGATTTTACACTTTCAGTAATGGAAAAAGCCTTGAAATATATAGACTAAGGGATGATTTGCGGTTGTCGAAACTactgaaattgaattttatatcatGCAGGATTAGAAGTTACAGTTTGATATGagcgaagaaaaataatttcacaGTAATTATAACTATTTATATGATTCACAAAATGGTCTTACAAGTACCTAATTCTTATTTGGGACTAGAAATTGTAAATAATAACATCAAATATTCATAATGATACAATCGATTAAATTTCGGAAATCACAGTTACTTGTGAGTACATTTTTTATCCACATTGCCCTTCGTTCAAATAACACCACCGAGGAACCACAGCATCAGCCTCAATGCCTCTGGCTACAAGCCTTTCTCTATGCCTGTAAAATCTAGCCTCAACTCTGCTCGACGGCGATGTTGGGTTCGACCAGAGTCGTTCTGCAGCAGCCGCAGCTCTTGGCCAAGTTCTGGGCAACACCCCATTATCATCCACATACTCACCCCACATACAAACCTATAAAATCGAAATTGATTCATTGCGATCAAAGTTCGAAGAAAAATGTACCCACCTCACCACCAAGTACATCGGGACTGAGGAGAATTTGATTTTGGTAAACCGCTCGCCAGTCATAGTACTTCGTGGTACCCCAGAATCCGTGATCTAGATACCATGCGTTTTTGGTAGAAATGATCAGTTTGTATCCCAAACTGAGTAGTTGTTCAGGTAGTTCGTCCGTATCTGGAACCCAGGTTTGAATGACGTACCTGCAAAAATCAATAAACAATACATTTTGAAACACTCCACCTTCATTAGCTATTTCAAATCCTCCAAGCATGCCGATTTTACTCACCGATTTTTGTCGAGATATTTCTCTATATGTGCTGGGTCTGTTAGCTGACTTGTCCAGATGATTACTTTCGTATTTTGGTTTCCGATTGCATTATCGTATCTCTTTAAAGCTTCCCCTTGAAATTCTCCCCATAGATCAAGGAATGCCTGTGTTGATCTTCCTTTTCCACTCATGTATTTCAAGATTTCCTCAGTCATATTCCAGCAAGGTATGTATACCTATGAAAATAAGTGAAAGatctttcgatattattgacAATCCAGATTGAAATAGTCATTGGTTTTACTTTGGGATGATCTTCAAGGTGAAAGGAAGCTGTTGGGGATATTTTGTGAAAACCAGAAGCAATTGATGTCAACTATTGCCAATACAAAGAATGAATGGATGATAATATACTTACGTAGAGTTGTTATAAAAAAGCTCATGACCAGTGGCGGATTTGCTTTAAGGCCAAGTAAGCCCGGGTCTAGCCTAAGGGCGGCATGTATAGGGGGCGGTCACTATTTAAATAGCGACAAAAAATTCCTtgatgataaaaaaataattcaaagtaCCTACACAGAGTGTAACGCCTTTTTctcggggtactcgagcgccagcttttctttaaagggaaaatagcaaacctaccctggtagctacgagccgaagacaaggttcctctgtgtctggggtgttagcgacaaccaatgaaagtcaaaatcaacgtatacaaattatatttgtcgactgttacaaggaaacacaaatggcactattataaaatccgcacagtgaaagactcgagatcagtgaatttacagggcaaaacggacggaatgaaa from Coccinella septempunctata chromosome 1, icCocSept1.1, whole genome shotgun sequence includes:
- the LOC123322938 gene encoding calcium-transporting ATPase type 2C member 1 isoform X3: MGKKKRCTSEYLYMNENDWFEVITDNNAGSIMWMTASEASSLTAEEVGERLNVDINKGLSWQEANRRRQFSGYNEFTVKDEDPPWKKYLEQFQNPLILLLLASALVSVFMKQFDDAISITVAIVIVVTVAFVQEYRSEKSLQELTKLVPPSCHCLREGTPDTFLARELVPGDVVILNVGDRVPADVRLSESTDLTIDESSFTGETEPGRKSIGPVLRPNGAHSSNTNIAFMGTLVRCGHGKGIVVSTGSNSEFGSVFKMMLEEEAPKTPLQKSMDNLGTQLSMYSFAIIGLIMFIGWMQGKQLMEMFTIGVSLAVAAIPEGLPIVVTVTLALGVMRMAKRNAIVKKLPTVETLGCVNVICSDKTGTITRNEMTVTVLVTSDGYIAELTGAGYNDHGQVLLHKCDYPDRARESVHQLLEVGAVCNNAIIQNESLLGSPTEGALLSAAMKHGMYNVGETYVRLQEFPFSSEQKIMAVRCISKYDSDKKEVCFAKGAIEKILAKCNRYSINGRYETLTTKKEQEFMGEAVEIGKKGLRVLAMAKGDGYQDMVYLGLVGICDPPRPLVREAITILNQSEVQVKMVTGDAVDTAVAVAQSIGLDTLPSQVLSGEQLDLLSENEMDAIVPRATVFYRVSPKNKLSIVKSLQRTGHIVGMTGDGVNDGVALKKADIGIAMGKNGTDVCKEAADMILVDDDFYTIIAAIEEGKSIFYNIRNFVRFQLSTSIAALSLIALATMMGIPNPLNAMQILWINIIMDGPPAQSLGVEPVEKDVVKQKARDTKEPMITKKLIINVLLSAFFIIAGTLWVFKREMSSQGITARDTTMTFTCFVFFDMWNALSCRSQTKSVFQIGLFSNKMFLVAVTLSVIGQLLVVYFPPLQKIFQTEALTLLDMVFLTCLTSSVWIFSEIKKLVERFIEQRRLCKRSPLEYV
- the LOC123322938 gene encoding calcium-transporting ATPase type 2C member 1 isoform X2, with amino-acid sequence MKNISPNIKYEKVPQHHFGDLGRKSHRSSISDNNAGSIMWMTASEASSLTAEEVGERLNVDINKGLSWQEANRRRQFSGYNEFTVKDEDPPWKKYLEQFQNPLILLLLASALVSVFMKQFDDAISITVAIVIVVTVAFVQEYRSEKSLQELTKLVPPSCHCLREGTPDTFLARELVPGDVVILNVGDRVPADVRLSESTDLTIDESSFTGETEPGRKSIGPVLRPNGAHSSNTNIAFMGTLVRCGHGKGIVVSTGSNSEFGSVFKMMLEEEAPKTPLQKSMDNLGTQLSMYSFAIIGLIMFIGWMQGKQLMEMFTIGVSLAVAAIPEGLPIVVTVTLALGVMRMAKRNAIVKKLPTVETLGCVNVICSDKTGTITRNEMTVTVLVTSDGYIAELTGAGYNDHGQVLLHKCDYPDRARESVHQLLEVGAVCNNAIIQNESLLGSPTEGALLSAAMKHGMYNVGETYVRLQEFPFSSEQKIMAVRCISKYDSDKKEVCFAKGAIEKILAKCNRYSINGRYETLTTKKEQEFMGEAVEIGKKGLRVLAMAKGDGYQDMVYLGLVGICDPPRPLVREAITILNQSEVQVKMVTGDAVDTAVAVAQSIGLDTLPSQVLSGEQLDLLSENEMDAIVPRATVFYRVSPKNKLSIVKSLQRTGHIVGMTGDGVNDGVALKKADIGIAMGKNGTDVCKEAADMILVDDDFYTIIAAIEEGKSIFYNIRNFVRFQLSTSIAALSLIALATMMGIPNPLNAMQILWINIIMDGPPAQSLGVEPVEKDVVKQKARDTKEPMITKKLIINVLLSAFFIIAGTLWVFKREMSSQGITARDTTMTFTCFVFFDMWNALSCRSQTKSVFQIGLFSNKMFLVAVTLSVIGQLLVVYFPPLQKIFQTEALTLLDMVFLTCLTSSVWIFSEIKKLVERFIEQRRLCKRSPLEYV
- the LOC123322938 gene encoding calcium-transporting ATPase type 2C member 1 isoform X1 codes for the protein MVRCGVSDRTLSSFPCCAGSLPIGVHRVMEKSTGTAEDNNAGSIMWMTASEASSLTAEEVGERLNVDINKGLSWQEANRRRQFSGYNEFTVKDEDPPWKKYLEQFQNPLILLLLASALVSVFMKQFDDAISITVAIVIVVTVAFVQEYRSEKSLQELTKLVPPSCHCLREGTPDTFLARELVPGDVVILNVGDRVPADVRLSESTDLTIDESSFTGETEPGRKSIGPVLRPNGAHSSNTNIAFMGTLVRCGHGKGIVVSTGSNSEFGSVFKMMLEEEAPKTPLQKSMDNLGTQLSMYSFAIIGLIMFIGWMQGKQLMEMFTIGVSLAVAAIPEGLPIVVTVTLALGVMRMAKRNAIVKKLPTVETLGCVNVICSDKTGTITRNEMTVTVLVTSDGYIAELTGAGYNDHGQVLLHKCDYPDRARESVHQLLEVGAVCNNAIIQNESLLGSPTEGALLSAAMKHGMYNVGETYVRLQEFPFSSEQKIMAVRCISKYDSDKKEVCFAKGAIEKILAKCNRYSINGRYETLTTKKEQEFMGEAVEIGKKGLRVLAMAKGDGYQDMVYLGLVGICDPPRPLVREAITILNQSEVQVKMVTGDAVDTAVAVAQSIGLDTLPSQVLSGEQLDLLSENEMDAIVPRATVFYRVSPKNKLSIVKSLQRTGHIVGMTGDGVNDGVALKKADIGIAMGKNGTDVCKEAADMILVDDDFYTIIAAIEEGKSIFYNIRNFVRFQLSTSIAALSLIALATMMGIPNPLNAMQILWINIIMDGPPAQSLGVEPVEKDVVKQKARDTKEPMITKKLIINVLLSAFFIIAGTLWVFKREMSSQGITARDTTMTFTCFVFFDMWNALSCRSQTKSVFQIGLFSNKMFLVAVTLSVIGQLLVVYFPPLQKIFQTEALTLLDMVFLTCLTSSVWIFSEIKKLVERFIEQRRLCKRSPLEYV